A genomic window from Flavobacterium azooxidireducens includes:
- a CDS encoding sensor histidine kinase translates to MKSATSIKICFFQHFYKTILWFCLLSTTILSAQEPFVRKISFLEGLPTQVIYDCYVAKSGLLYLGTDKGLISFDGVRFKEYPFNENLGLAVNSIQEDDNGNIWCKNFANQLFYLDDSVLILEPTSKKILEEEANNLVDYKLIDNQLWLLTEKKFFLLRKGKNPKIIYQFKLNDSDRTFTALNYNSVLQKLYVASLTEMLVIDKEGKTTSYLTEKGQKEIEVFNGKTFYNIKGNTNGIWDVTNQKFNTDLLAKNTYFIKMSATADDFWLCTSDGIYSLNTTSKSVENGFLRGKRITDVVADKEGSFWVSTLDEGLYFIPYKNLQKLNVKLETQKTQLNFTSIIRDKNNHTLVGSSNGKIIEFDQNNQQIFVYDSKKDREVEHLYLYEDKIISSVGVFDQRKKTFLVDDYFGKNIAEDDSGNFMMASYNSAGLFPKNFIGKPIIPNQLSPKEITKFGNNTFEMYVFRNKRSRSVYYCQQNKIYYIGFSDGLFAYEQNQKITEIKTKENKPIVASRMLPDGNGSIWIASSQQGLLKITKTKVDNHFSIQNGLSSNHCKRIGIDQNGVWVLTDNGIDFLPKNSDKPKNISLNLGLKGISVNDMFLDETSLWLATNEAVIFTDKSLFQTKIVPDFKLLPLKANQELVQNVNLIQHNQNNIEFAFETIHYKSLGNYYYEFRIKEIDTTWNSQSSANTKVNFLALQPGNYTFEARVKSGDVYSPIQTIPFNILKPFWKSLWFLVLMVVCLLLLIYFIFRYAILRIKQKQEIKEKLALSQLTALRSQMNPHFMYNVLNAVQGLIYSNQKTKASDYLGTFSDLMRKTLDISDKKEITIQEEMEAIELYVSLEKARFEKDDFQYTIQKPEEEDLNEFVIPSLIIQPFVENAIKHGLMHKHGLKKLEIVIRKENENYWLFEITDNGIGRKKSEQINQKIKKYDSFATKAISNRIELINKMSNLPVTIEIIDIENKQDFLGTKVILKIPVKKR, encoded by the coding sequence GTGAAAAGTGCTACTTCCATCAAAATCTGTTTTTTTCAACACTTCTATAAAACGATTTTGTGGTTTTGTTTACTTTCAACTACTATTTTATCTGCACAAGAACCTTTTGTTCGAAAAATTTCCTTTTTAGAAGGATTGCCAACGCAAGTTATTTACGATTGTTATGTTGCTAAAAGCGGTCTATTGTATTTAGGAACCGATAAAGGTTTAATTTCTTTTGACGGTGTTCGTTTCAAAGAATATCCGTTTAATGAAAATTTAGGGTTGGCTGTTAATAGCATTCAGGAAGACGATAATGGAAACATTTGGTGCAAAAATTTTGCCAATCAATTGTTTTATCTTGATGATTCGGTTTTAATTCTTGAACCAACATCAAAAAAAATATTGGAGGAAGAAGCTAATAATTTAGTCGATTATAAACTCATTGACAATCAACTTTGGTTGCTTACGGAGAAGAAATTTTTTTTACTTCGAAAAGGCAAAAACCCAAAAATTATATATCAATTCAAACTAAATGATAGTGATAGAACTTTTACAGCCTTAAATTACAATTCAGTTCTTCAAAAACTATATGTTGCTTCATTAACGGAGATGTTAGTGATTGATAAAGAAGGAAAAACTACCAGTTATCTAACCGAAAAAGGTCAGAAAGAAATTGAAGTTTTTAACGGCAAAACATTTTATAACATCAAAGGAAACACAAACGGTATTTGGGATGTAACCAATCAAAAATTCAACACCGATTTGTTGGCAAAAAATACGTATTTCATAAAAATGAGTGCAACGGCTGATGATTTTTGGTTGTGCACTTCAGACGGAATTTACTCTTTAAATACCACTTCAAAATCGGTTGAAAATGGTTTTTTAAGAGGAAAACGCATCACTGATGTGGTAGCCGACAAAGAAGGAAGTTTCTGGGTGAGCACGTTGGACGAAGGCTTGTATTTTATCCCATACAAAAACTTACAAAAACTCAATGTAAAATTAGAAACACAAAAAACGCAACTCAATTTCACGAGTATTATTCGCGACAAAAATAATCATACGTTGGTTGGAAGCAGTAACGGAAAAATTATTGAATTTGACCAAAACAATCAGCAAATTTTTGTTTATGACTCTAAAAAAGATAGGGAAGTAGAGCATCTCTATTTATATGAAGATAAAATCATTTCGTCTGTTGGAGTTTTTGATCAACGTAAAAAAACATTTTTGGTGGATGATTATTTTGGTAAAAATATTGCCGAAGATGATTCCGGTAATTTTATGATGGCAAGTTATAATTCCGCCGGACTTTTTCCGAAGAATTTTATAGGAAAACCGATTATTCCGAATCAATTATCTCCAAAAGAAATAACCAAATTTGGCAATAATACATTTGAGATGTATGTGTTTAGAAACAAACGTTCTCGCTCGGTTTATTACTGCCAACAAAATAAAATCTACTACATTGGTTTTAGTGATGGTTTGTTTGCCTATGAGCAAAATCAAAAAATAACAGAAATTAAAACCAAAGAAAACAAACCCATTGTTGCGTCAAGAATGTTGCCGGATGGAAATGGTTCTATTTGGATTGCTTCGTCTCAACAAGGTTTGTTGAAAATCACAAAAACAAAAGTGGATAATCACTTTTCTATCCAAAACGGATTATCAAGTAATCACTGCAAACGCATTGGTATAGATCAAAACGGCGTTTGGGTTCTAACGGATAATGGCATTGATTTTTTACCAAAAAATTCTGATAAACCCAAAAATATAAGTTTGAATTTAGGTTTAAAAGGGATTTCTGTGAACGATATGTTTTTGGATGAAACATCACTTTGGCTTGCTACAAATGAAGCCGTTATTTTTACAGATAAATCACTTTTTCAAACTAAAATTGTTCCCGATTTTAAACTTTTGCCTTTAAAAGCCAATCAAGAATTGGTTCAAAACGTAAATTTAATTCAGCATAATCAAAACAATATTGAATTTGCTTTTGAAACCATTCACTATAAAAGTTTAGGAAATTATTATTATGAATTTCGGATAAAAGAAATTGATACAACTTGGAATTCTCAATCTTCTGCCAACACGAAAGTTAATTTTTTGGCACTTCAACCGGGCAACTATACGTTTGAAGCACGAGTGAAATCAGGTGATGTTTATTCGCCCATTCAAACCATTCCATTCAACATTTTAAAACCGTTTTGGAAAAGTCTTTGGTTTTTGGTGCTTATGGTGGTTTGTTTGTTATTGCTTATTTATTTCATTTTTCGTTATGCTATTTTAAGAATAAAACAAAAGCAAGAAATTAAAGAAAAATTGGCTCTTTCGCAATTAACTGCTTTGCGTTCGCAGATGAATCCGCATTTTATGTACAATGTATTAAATGCTGTGCAAGGTTTGATTTATTCTAATCAAAAAACAAAAGCAAGTGATTATTTGGGAACTTTTTCTGATTTGATGCGAAAAACATTGGATATTTCCGACAAGAAAGAAATTACCATTCAAGAAGAAATGGAAGCCATAGAATTGTATGTGTCATTAGAAAAAGCACGATTTGAAAAAGACGATTTTCAGTACACTATTCAAAAACCGGAAGAGGAAGATTTGAATGAGTTTGTCATTCCTTCTTTGATTATTCAACCTTTTGTAGAAAACGCCATTAAACACGGATTGATGCATAAACACGGATTAAAAAAATTAGAAATAGTCATCAGAAAGGAAAATGAAAACTACTGGTTATTTGAAATAACAGATAATGGAATCGGCAGAAAAAAATCGGAACAAATTAATCAAAAAATTAAAAAATATGATTCGTTTGCCACCAAAGCCATTTCCAATCGTATTGAATTAATTAATAAAATGAGTAATTTACCCGTTACAATAGAAATTATAGATATAGAAAATAAACAAGATTTTTTGGGAACGAAAGTGATTTTAAAAATACCAGTTAAAAAGCGATAA
- the polA gene encoding DNA polymerase I, which translates to MSTQKRLFLLDAYALIFRGYYAFIKNPRINSKGMDTSAIMGFMNSLMDVIRREKPDHLAVAFDKGGSDYRYEMYQEYKAHRDETPEAIKIAVPYIQELLKAMQIPIMEKEGFEADDLIGTLAKQAEKEGFQVFMVTPDKDFAQLVSENIFMYKPARMGNDIEIWGIPEVLAKFEIERPEQVIDYLGMMGDSADNIPGFPGVGEVTAKKLLKEFGSMENLLENTDKLKGALKDKIENNKELGILSKKLARILLDCPVTFNAEDFELSKPDVQKTDEIFMELEFRQMKTQFDKLFGTGKEYDEIDINEAASETLETPKAAKKVPTKKSNEDQFDLFGFSDDDSDEVRTNSFYATLETTSHHYELVQGDLHLKLLLQNLMNQTSVCFDTETTGIDALNAELVGLALSWEKGKAFYIPFPENQQEAQQLIEKFRPFFESETIEKIGQNIKYDLKILANYGISVKGKLFDTMIAHYLINPDMRHNMDVLSETYLKYSPKSIETLIGKKGKNQKSMRDVNLEDIKEYAAEDADITFQLKEVFSPILDKAETKKLFDEIEIPLIPVLAAMESEGIRLDVEFLKKMSVEMQKDITDFEQKIYETAGEKFNLASPKQLGDILFDKLKIGGAKQKKTKTGQYATGEEVLSYLVNEHQIVKDILEWRQMVKLQSTYIDALPNQVDPKTQRVHTDYMQTVAATGRLSSNNPNLQNIPIRTERGRLIRKAFIARDENYTLVSADYSQIELRIIAALSGEENMIKAFQNNEDIHKSTAAKVFNVPLEEVTKEQRSNAKTVNFGIIYGVSAFGLSNQTNLSRKESAELIDAYYATYPKLKAYMAHQVDFARENGYVQTVLGRRRYLKDINSANAMVRSGAERNAVNAPIQGSAADIIKIAMINIHQKLTSENWQSKMLLQVHDELVFDVHNSELEKIQPMIKHEMENAFKLNVPLDVDLGMGRNWLEAH; encoded by the coding sequence ATGTCAACGCAAAAACGCCTTTTCCTTCTTGATGCTTACGCTTTAATTTTTCGTGGGTATTATGCTTTTATAAAAAATCCGCGAATCAATTCCAAAGGAATGGACACTTCGGCCATTATGGGATTTATGAATTCATTGATGGATGTTATCCGACGTGAAAAACCCGACCATCTCGCCGTAGCTTTTGATAAAGGCGGAAGCGATTATCGTTATGAAATGTATCAAGAGTACAAAGCTCATCGAGATGAAACGCCGGAAGCCATCAAAATTGCAGTTCCTTATATTCAAGAATTGTTGAAAGCGATGCAAATTCCGATTATGGAAAAAGAAGGTTTTGAAGCCGATGATTTAATTGGAACACTAGCCAAACAAGCCGAAAAAGAAGGTTTTCAAGTTTTTATGGTCACACCTGATAAAGATTTTGCTCAGTTGGTTTCGGAAAATATTTTTATGTACAAACCCGCCCGAATGGGAAATGACATTGAAATTTGGGGAATTCCCGAAGTGCTAGCCAAATTTGAAATTGAACGTCCGGAACAAGTGATTGATTACTTAGGAATGATGGGCGATTCTGCCGATAATATTCCCGGTTTTCCTGGTGTCGGTGAAGTGACCGCCAAAAAATTATTGAAAGAATTTGGTTCGATGGAAAATCTTTTGGAAAACACTGATAAATTAAAAGGTGCTTTAAAAGATAAAATCGAAAACAATAAAGAACTTGGAATTTTATCGAAAAAACTGGCTCGAATTCTACTCGATTGTCCGGTTACTTTTAATGCTGAAGACTTTGAACTTTCTAAACCCGATGTTCAAAAAACAGATGAAATTTTTATGGAATTAGAGTTTCGTCAAATGAAAACTCAATTTGATAAACTTTTTGGAACCGGAAAAGAATATGACGAAATTGACATCAATGAAGCCGCTTCCGAAACATTGGAAACACCAAAAGCAGCCAAAAAAGTTCCGACCAAAAAATCCAACGAAGATCAATTTGACTTGTTTGGTTTTAGCGATGATGATTCGGATGAAGTGAGAACAAATTCGTTTTATGCTACATTAGAAACGACTTCTCATCATTATGAATTGGTTCAAGGTGATTTACATTTAAAACTGCTTTTACAAAATTTAATGAATCAAACTTCTGTTTGTTTTGATACCGAAACAACCGGAATTGATGCGTTGAATGCCGAATTAGTTGGTTTGGCACTTTCGTGGGAAAAAGGAAAAGCATTCTACATTCCGTTTCCCGAAAATCAGCAAGAGGCTCAACAATTAATTGAAAAATTCAGACCTTTTTTTGAAAGTGAAACCATTGAAAAAATCGGTCAGAACATCAAATATGATTTGAAAATTTTAGCGAATTATGGCATTTCTGTTAAAGGAAAATTGTTTGACACGATGATTGCTCATTATTTGATTAATCCCGATATGCGTCATAATATGGATGTTTTATCGGAAACATATTTGAAATATTCGCCAAAATCCATCGAAACATTAATTGGAAAAAAAGGTAAAAATCAGAAATCAATGCGTGATGTTAATCTTGAAGACATCAAAGAATATGCTGCCGAAGATGCTGATATTACGTTTCAACTAAAAGAAGTTTTCAGTCCGATTTTAGACAAAGCCGAAACTAAGAAATTGTTTGATGAAATCGAAATTCCGTTAATTCCGGTTTTAGCCGCAATGGAATCTGAAGGCATTCGATTGGATGTGGAATTTCTGAAAAAAATGTCGGTGGAAATGCAAAAAGACATCACTGATTTTGAACAGAAAATCTATGAAACGGCCGGTGAAAAGTTCAATTTAGCTTCTCCAAAACAATTAGGCGATATTTTATTTGATAAATTAAAAATCGGCGGAGCCAAACAAAAGAAAACCAAAACCGGTCAGTATGCGACGGGTGAAGAGGTGTTGAGTTATTTAGTGAACGAGCACCAAATTGTGAAAGACATTTTGGAATGGCGACAAATGGTGAAATTACAAAGCACCTATATTGATGCATTGCCCAACCAAGTAGATCCAAAAACGCAACGAGTTCACACTGATTATATGCAAACGGTTGCGGCAACCGGACGATTGAGTTCGAATAATCCGAATTTGCAAAACATTCCGATTCGTACCGAAAGAGGACGATTAATCCGAAAAGCGTTCATTGCCAGAGATGAAAATTATACATTAGTTTCTGCCGATTATTCGCAAATAGAACTTCGCATTATTGCCGCTTTATCAGGCGAAGAAAATATGATTAAAGCCTTTCAAAACAACGAAGATATTCACAAAAGTACTGCTGCAAAAGTGTTCAATGTTCCGCTGGAAGAAGTCACCAAAGAACAACGAAGCAATGCCAAAACGGTGAACTTCGGAATCATTTATGGTGTTTCTGCATTCGGACTTTCCAACCAAACGAATTTATCCCGAAAAGAAAGTGCCGAGTTGATTGATGCCTATTATGCCACTTATCCAAAATTGAAAGCATACATGGCACACCAAGTAGATTTTGCCAGAGAAAATGGTTATGTACAAACCGTTTTAGGAAGACGACGTTATTTAAAAGATATTAATTCCGCGAATGCGATGGTGCGAAGCGGTGCTGAACGAAATGCTGTCAACGCTCCCATTCAAGGTTCTGCTGCCGATATCATCAAAATCGCGATGATAAACATTCATCAAAAATTGACTTCCGAAAACTGGCAATCCAAAATGTTATTGCAGGTACACGATGAGTTGGTGTTTGATGTACACAATTCGGAATTGGAAAAAATTCAACCGATGATTAAACACGAAATGGAGAATGCTTTTAAATTGAATGTTCCGTTGGATGTGGATTTGGGGATGGGAAGGAATTGGTTGGAGGCTCATTGA
- a CDS encoding LacI family DNA-binding transcriptional regulator, translated as MKPKATLKQISKDLGISVSTVSKALSDSHEISEPTKIRVQEYAKLQNYKPNSMAKNLKNQRTNTIAVIIPNILNPFFAKVFSGIEKAANAKGYNVITYISNESLSKEKQAMDLLSNGTVDGFILSVSEESQAKNVSSHFKEILREGLPIVMFDRIMEDVNCDKVIVDDFESSVEAVNHLLKLKCKKIALLSCIDNLSVGKHRALGYERALQDNKISINEKYIIITDSQEDFDARLEKLLASKEVDGILAVDEHSSTMAMKVAIQKGIKIPEELCIIGFADGVWSRRLTPSLSTISQHGPEIGEEAAKLLIEKLERKQETPTYRTTVVKTELRQRDSTRRV; from the coding sequence ATGAAGCCAAAAGCAACATTAAAACAAATTTCAAAAGATTTAGGAATTTCCGTTTCTACGGTTTCTAAAGCCTTGAGTGATAGTCATGAAATTAGTGAACCTACTAAAATAAGGGTTCAGGAGTATGCCAAGCTTCAAAATTATAAGCCAAATTCAATGGCTAAGAATTTAAAAAACCAGCGAACAAACACAATTGCGGTAATTATACCTAATATATTGAATCCATTTTTTGCCAAAGTGTTTAGCGGAATTGAAAAAGCCGCCAATGCAAAAGGCTATAATGTAATTACCTATATATCTAACGAATCACTTAGCAAAGAAAAGCAAGCCATGGATTTGTTGAGCAATGGAACAGTAGATGGTTTTATTCTATCGGTTTCGGAAGAATCACAAGCCAAAAATGTTTCTTCACACTTTAAAGAAATTCTTCGTGAAGGATTGCCAATTGTGATGTTTGACCGAATCATGGAAGATGTTAATTGCGATAAAGTAATTGTAGATGATTTTGAATCATCTGTGGAAGCAGTGAATCATTTGTTGAAATTGAAATGTAAAAAAATTGCGTTACTTTCTTGTATTGATAATTTAAGTGTTGGAAAACATCGTGCGTTGGGTTATGAAAGAGCTTTGCAAGACAATAAAATAAGCATTAACGAAAAGTATATCATCATAACTGACAGTCAAGAAGATTTTGATGCCCGTTTAGAAAAATTATTAGCATCAAAAGAAGTAGATGGAATTTTGGCTGTTGATGAACATTCTTCTACTATGGCGATGAAAGTTGCCATTCAGAAAGGAATTAAAATACCGGAAGAATTATGTATAATTGGTTTTGCAGACGGAGTTTGGTCACGTAGATTAACACCAAGTTTATCCACCATCAGTCAACACGGGCCGGAAATTGGTGAAGAAGCCGCCAAACTTCTAATCGAAAAACTCGAACGAAAACAAGAAACACCAACTTATAGAACTACGGTTGTTAAAACGGAATTGAGACAACGGGATTCAACGAGGAGGGTTTAG
- the rplM gene encoding 50S ribosomal protein L13 → MNTLSYKTVSANKATADKQWIVVDAEGHNLGRFASKVAMLLRGKYKPDYTPHVDCGDNVIVINAEKINLTGNKLDDKTYIRHTGYPGGQRSLTAKVLQQKNPATLVEKAVKGMLPKNKLGAQLFRNLNVNVGIEHKHGAQQPKTVNLNDLK, encoded by the coding sequence GTGAACACATTAAGCTACAAGACAGTTTCAGCCAACAAAGCTACCGCAGATAAGCAGTGGATTGTTGTAGATGCTGAGGGTCATAACTTAGGACGTTTTGCTTCAAAAGTAGCGATGCTATTGAGAGGTAAATACAAGCCTGATTATACCCCGCACGTTGATTGTGGTGATAACGTAATCGTTATCAACGCAGAAAAAATCAACCTGACTGGTAACAAGTTGGATGACAAAACGTACATCCGTCACACAGGTTACCCAGGTGGACAAAGAAGCCTAACGGCTAAAGTATTGCAACAAAAAAACCCTGCAACTTTAGTAGAAAAGGCTGTAAAAGGAATGTTACCTAAAAACAAATTAGGTGCTCAACTATTCCGCAATTTAAATGTAAATGTTGGTATTGAGCACAAACATGGAGCTCAACAACCAAAAACCGTTAACTTAAACGATCTAAAGTAA
- the rpsI gene encoding 30S ribosomal protein S9, with protein MGVIHKIGRRKCAVARVYVSEGTGKITVNKREFENYFPTATLQYKVMQPMSMTENATNFDVKVNVYGGGSTGQAEAVRMAIARAMCEVEADNRAILKPEGLLTRDPRMVERKKFGQKKARKRFQFSKR; from the coding sequence ATGGGAGTTATTCACAAAATCGGTAGAAGAAAATGTGCTGTGGCACGTGTTTATGTTTCAGAAGGAACAGGAAAAATCACCGTAAACAAAAGAGAATTTGAAAACTACTTCCCTACTGCTACTTTACAGTACAAAGTGATGCAACCAATGTCTATGACAGAAAATGCAACTAACTTTGACGTAAAAGTAAATGTATATGGTGGTGGTTCAACAGGGCAAGCAGAAGCTGTGAGAATGGCTATTGCAAGAGCAATGTGTGAGGTAGAAGCTGATAACAGAGCTATCTTGAAACCAGAAGGATTGCTAACAAGAGATCCAAGAATGGTAGAACGTAAGAAATTTGGACAGAAGAAAGCTCGTAAGAGATTCCAATTCTCTAAACGTTAA
- the rpsB gene encoding 30S ribosomal protein S2 — protein sequence MANKVEVKDLLEAGVHFGHMTRKWDPNMAPYIYMERNGIHIINLYKTAAKIEEANEALKKIAASGRKVLFVATKKQAKDIVAEKAAAANMPYITERWPGGMLTNFVTIRKAVKKMASIDRMKKDGTFNTLSKKERLQVDRLRAKLEKNLGSIADMSRLPAALFVVDIKAEHIAVKEAQKLNIPVFAMVDTNSDPRQVEYVIPANDDASKSIDKILSLVTGAIIEGLSERGSEKDGDTVAEDTVEEVVAVEAAPAMEAEEAKTTSEE from the coding sequence ATGGCAAACAAAGTTGAAGTTAAAGACTTACTAGAGGCTGGCGTTCATTTTGGACACATGACTCGTAAATGGGACCCGAACATGGCTCCTTACATTTATATGGAACGTAATGGTATTCATATCATTAACCTATATAAAACTGCTGCTAAAATTGAAGAGGCTAACGAAGCCTTGAAAAAAATTGCAGCATCTGGTAGAAAAGTACTTTTCGTAGCTACCAAAAAACAAGCAAAAGATATCGTAGCCGAGAAAGCAGCTGCAGCGAACATGCCGTATATCACGGAAAGATGGCCTGGTGGTATGCTTACTAACTTCGTAACTATCCGTAAAGCTGTGAAAAAAATGGCTTCTATTGATAGAATGAAGAAAGATGGCACTTTTAATACTCTTTCTAAAAAAGAAAGACTTCAAGTAGATCGTCTTCGTGCTAAACTAGAGAAGAACTTAGGTTCTATCGCTGACATGTCAAGATTACCTGCTGCATTATTTGTAGTAGATATCAAAGCTGAACACATCGCAGTAAAAGAAGCTCAAAAATTAAACATTCCAGTTTTTGCTATGGTTGACACCAACTCTGACCCACGTCAAGTTGAGTACGTTATCCCAGCTAATGATGATGCTTCTAAATCAATCGATAAAATTTTATCTTTAGTAACCGGTGCTATCATCGAAGGTCTTTCTGAAAGAGGATCTGAAAAAGATGGCGATACTGTTGCTGAAGATACAGTTGAAGAAGTAGTAGCAGTAGAAGCTGCTCCAGCAATGGAAGCAGAAGAAGCTAAAACAACTTCAGAAGAATAA
- the tsf gene encoding translation elongation factor Ts gives MATITAADVNKLRQTTGAGMMDCKKALVEAEGDFDKAIQILREKGQKVAANRSDRESSEGAAVAFINADKTKGAVITLNCETDFVGKNESFVSLAKQLVEKAINFSSKEEFLASSFEGNMTVAEKLIEQTGVIGEKIEIGGFEILEGAFVGSYVHVNKIAALTAISSAIADAEVLTKDISMQVASMGADTLSYKDFDPAFVASELAARIAIIEKENEEAKRLGKTLKNVPKYISFSQLTEEVLKQAEEDAKAELKAEGKPEQIWDKIIPGKIQRFISDNTTLDQEKALLDQNFIKDDSKKVSDYVKGFNVEITGFKRVALG, from the coding sequence ATGGCAACAATTACTGCTGCAGACGTAAATAAATTAAGACAAACTACAGGTGCCGGAATGATGGACTGTAAAAAAGCTTTGGTTGAAGCTGAAGGAGATTTCGATAAAGCTATACAAATCCTTAGAGAAAAAGGGCAAAAAGTTGCTGCTAACCGTTCTGACCGTGAGTCTAGTGAAGGTGCTGCTGTTGCTTTTATAAATGCAGACAAAACCAAAGGTGCTGTAATTACTTTGAACTGTGAAACTGATTTCGTAGGTAAAAACGAATCATTCGTTTCTTTGGCTAAACAATTAGTAGAAAAAGCAATCAACTTTTCTTCTAAAGAAGAATTTTTAGCTTCTTCATTTGAGGGAAACATGACCGTTGCTGAAAAATTAATCGAGCAAACTGGTGTTATCGGTGAAAAAATTGAAATCGGTGGTTTTGAAATTTTAGAAGGTGCTTTTGTTGGATCGTATGTACACGTGAACAAAATTGCTGCTTTAACTGCTATTTCATCAGCAATTGCAGATGCAGAAGTTTTAACGAAAGACATCTCTATGCAAGTAGCTTCAATGGGAGCAGATACTTTATCTTACAAAGATTTTGATCCTGCTTTCGTTGCTTCTGAACTTGCTGCTCGTATTGCTATAATCGAAAAAGAAAATGAAGAAGCAAAACGTTTAGGAAAAACATTAAAAAATGTTCCTAAATATATTTCTTTCTCTCAATTAACAGAAGAAGTTTTAAAACAAGCGGAAGAAGATGCTAAAGCTGAATTGAAAGCAGAAGGTAAACCAGAGCAAATTTGGGATAAAATCATTCCTGGAAAAATCCAACGTTTTATCTCTGATAACACTACTTTAGATCAAGAAAAAGCTTTGTTAGATCAAAACTTTATCAAAGATGATAGCAAAAAAGTTAGTGATTATGTAAAAGGTTTCAATGTTGAAATTACAGGTTTCAAAAGAGTTGCTTTAGGATAA
- a CDS encoding VF530 family protein: MQNNDPLHGKTLQSIVEYLVEFYGFENLSQKIKIKCFTENPSIKSSLTFLRKTDWARKKVEELYCETISKK; the protein is encoded by the coding sequence ATGCAAAACAACGATCCTCTCCACGGGAAAACATTACAATCAATAGTTGAATATTTAGTTGAATTTTATGGTTTTGAAAACTTAAGTCAAAAAATAAAAATTAAATGTTTCACTGAAAATCCGTCCATCAAATCCAGTTTAACTTTTTTGAGAAAAACCGATTGGGCTAGAAAAAAAGTGGAAGAATTATATTGTGAAACGATTTCCAAAAAATAA
- the ald gene encoding alanine dehydrogenase, with protein sequence MKIGVPKEIKNNESRVGMTPAGVFELIKNNHTVYVQQDAGFGSGFFDTDYAVVGAILVPTAAEVYAQADMIVKVKEPIAEEYPLIKKGQIVFTYFHFASSEELTIAMLESKSICIAYETVEETDGSLPLLTPMSEVAGRMAIQQGAKYLEKPIKGRGVLLGGVPGVPPGKVLVLGAGIVGIQAAKMAAGLGAHVTILDINMKRLRYVNDVMPSHVVTEFSSEYNIRRHIKNHDLIIGAVLIPGAKAPKLITRDMLKEMHPGTVMVDVAVDQGGCFETTVATTHENPTYIIDDVVHYCVANMPGAVPYTSTLALTNVTLPYVLKLANLGWKAATERYPDLGKGLNIVQGEIVYKELAETFNFS encoded by the coding sequence ATGAAAATAGGGGTTCCGAAGGAAATCAAAAATAATGAAAGTCGAGTTGGAATGACTCCTGCAGGTGTTTTTGAATTGATTAAAAACAATCATACTGTTTATGTTCAACAAGATGCCGGTTTTGGAAGCGGTTTTTTTGACACGGATTATGCAGTGGTTGGTGCAATTTTAGTTCCAACAGCGGCTGAAGTGTATGCTCAAGCCGATATGATTGTGAAAGTGAAAGAACCTATCGCAGAAGAATATCCATTGATAAAAAAAGGCCAAATTGTTTTTACTTATTTTCATTTTGCTTCCAGTGAAGAATTGACGATTGCGATGTTGGAATCCAAATCAATTTGCATTGCTTATGAAACGGTGGAAGAAACAGACGGTTCATTGCCATTACTGACCCCAATGTCTGAAGTTGCCGGAAGAATGGCCATTCAACAAGGAGCAAAATATTTAGAAAAACCAATTAAAGGAAGAGGTGTATTGCTGGGAGGCGTTCCCGGAGTTCCACCTGGAAAAGTGTTGGTTTTGGGAGCGGGAATTGTCGGTATTCAAGCAGCAAAAATGGCAGCCGGTTTAGGGGCACACGTTACGATTTTGGATATCAATATGAAACGACTTCGGTATGTAAATGATGTGATGCCAAGTCACGTTGTAACTGAATTTTCGAGTGAATATAATATTAGAAGGCACATCAAAAACCACGATTTGATTATTGGTGCGGTATTAATTCCGGGGGCAAAAGCTCCTAAATTAATTACCCGAGATATGTTGAAAGAAATGCATCCCGGAACAGTAATGGTGGATGTTGCGGTCGATCAAGGTGGTTGTTTTGAAACGACTGTCGCAACTACGCACGAGAATCCAACCTATATTATTGATGATGTTGTGCATTATTGTGTGGCGAATATGCCGGGAGCAGTTCCGTACACGTCAACATTAGCCTTAACGAATGTGACATTGCCATACGTTTTAAAATTAGCGAACTTAGGATGGAAAGCGGCCACAGAACGCTATCCGGATTTAGGAAAAGGGCTCAATATTGTTCAGGGAGAAATTGTCTATAAAGAATTAGCCGAAACGTTCAATTTTAGTTAA